The genomic window AATATTTTCATATTTTCTAAGTTTAGTTCGAAAATAGAGCTTTGAGTTTCTTTAACTGGTTCTATATCTAATCTTTTTAAAATAGCTTTTATTCTAGCTTGTAATTCTCTTGGATTATAAGGCTTTGGCAAATAATCATCTGCACCTCTTTCTAAACCCATAACTTTATCTAAAATATCATCCCTAGCACTTGATATAATAATTGGTATATTTGATGTTGTTCTAATTTTTGGGATAAGTTCTAATCCATCAATTTCTGGAAGAGTCAAATCTAGTATAAGAAGTTTGTAACTAGAATCAGTCTTAATCATAGATAGCCCAGTATATGGGCTATCTGTATTTGTAACTTCGATGTCAAAAGATTTCAAATAGTTTGTGATGATTTCAGCTAATTCTAAATCATCTTCTATCATTAGTACTTTAATTATGGTAGGTCCTTTATTTAATAACTAATAAAATAGTTTGTCCTTGTCTATTTACATAAACTCTTTTATATTTGTTATTGTATTTTCTTAATGCTTCTTGTACATCTGAAAATCTATTAATTGTAATATCTTCAATTTGTATAATAACATCACCAGCTTGAAAACCAACTTTTTCTGCATCAGATTTTGGTTTCACATTTGTAACTAAAACACCTGTTATATTTCTAGGAAGTCTAAATCTATCTATGATATTTGTATCTAAATCACTTAGTTGTAAGCCACCTAAAATAGTTCCATTGACTGATTCACTAATAATTAAGCCATCTCTATTACCTAATTGGGCATTTATAACTACATCTTTTTTATCTCTTTCAAGTTGAAGTATAATTTTAGCATTTGGTTTAAAAGAAGCAATAGTATTTTGTAATGCAGCTCTATCTTTGATAGGTTTATTATTTATTGCATAAATTAAATCACCTCTTTTTAGACCATATTTAGCAGCTGGTGTATCTCTGCCAACTTCTAAGATAAGTGCTCCACTTTTGTGATTATATACTTTTGCTGACTCTTTTGTTAAGTCATTAATAACAACTCCTAAATAACCCCTTGTTACTTTTCCTTCTTCTACAAGTTTTGTAGCTACTTCTTTTACCATGTTAATAGGAATGGCAAAACCAATACCATTATTGCCACCACTTCTTGTGATAATAGCACTATTGATTCCTATAAGCGCACCTCTACTATCAACTAAAGCACCACCAGAATTTCCAGGATTTATAGATGCATCAGTTTGAATGAAGTTCTCATATCTATTTATTCCAACTCTATTTTTATTTAGTGCTGAGATAATTCCTTGAGTTACTGTTTCTCCTATACCAAAAGGATTTCCAATAGCAAAAATAACATCTCCAACTTTTAAATCATCTGCATTGGCTACTTTTATTGGAGAAAGATTTGTTGCATTGATTTTAATAACTGCTAAATCGGAATCAGCATCTTTACCTATTACTTTTGCAGTATATTCTGTAGTATCACCTGATA from Arcobacter sp. F2176 includes these protein-coding regions:
- a CDS encoding Do family serine endopeptidase; the encoded protein is MKIKNVLIFNQKLLIISSLLAVNMFAKSIDFDMAAKNPQRVSPSNMSQILSFNDSIKNSMLSVVNISTKTHMTSQDGNVPMEMFNDPLFRRFFGDQFGNQFKQNKIQRALGSGVIVSKDGYIITNNHVVENADEITVTLSGDTTEYTAKVIGKDADSDLAVIKINATNLSPIKVANADDLKVGDVIFAIGNPFGIGETVTQGIISALNKNRVGINRYENFIQTDASINPGNSGGALVDSRGALIGINSAIITRSGGNNGIGFAIPINMVKEVATKLVEEGKVTRGYLGVVINDLTKESAKVYNHKSGALILEVGRDTPAAKYGLKRGDLIYAINNKPIKDRAALQNTIASFKPNAKIILQLERDKKDVVINAQLGNRDGLIISESVNGTILGGLQLSDLDTNIIDRFRLPRNITGVLVTNVKPKSDAEKVGFQAGDVIIQIEDITINRFSDVQEALRKYNNKYKRVYVNRQGQTILLVIK
- a CDS encoding response regulator transcription factor; protein product: MIKVLMIEDDLELAEIITNYLKSFDIEVTNTDSPYTGLSMIKTDSSYKLLILDLTLPEIDGLELIPKIRTTSNIPIIISSARDDILDKVMGLERGADDYLPKPYNPRELQARIKAILKRLDIEPVKETQSSIFELNLENMKIFFKNTLLDLTMAEFDILKLLIQRKGGVVAREDFIYDSLHIEDDSSLKNIDVMISRIRNKIALVDNSATYIKSVRGIGYQLSI